Genomic window (Mesorhizobium sp. M4B.F.Ca.ET.058.02.1.1):
CGCGAACTCCTTCGAGACAATGCGGATCTCGGCGAAGTCGCGGACCAGTGGCAGAAGGCGCAGGTGCTGGCCGGCCTGGACGCCGGCGCCCACCACAGTCGCGACCTTGACGTCGCGCCGGGCCAGTTCGCGCACCGAGAGCACGGCCGAGCCGGAAGTGCGCACGGCGGTGATGTAGGTGCCATCCATGACGCAGACCGGCAATCCCGTCTGCGGGTCGAACAGATGGATGGTGGCGAGATGGCTTGGGATGCCTCTGGCGATATTGCCCTCGAATACGTTGACGATCTTCACCGTCAGATGCATGCCCGCCATCCAGGCCGGCATCGCCGGCGAATAGCCGGCCTGCGGAATGTCGAGCTGGGGCCGCGCCGGATTGACGACCTTGCCGCCAGACAGCGCCTGGAAGCCGTCCGCCAGTACGTCGAGAAGCCGGCGGAGGTCGATGCAGGCTTTCACCTCGGCCTCGCTCAATATGCGCACCGGCGTGTCACCCTTGGCGTGGGCGTTGCGGTAGTTCGAAATGGCTGATGTCATGGGGTCTTGCCCTGGTCTGGTTGAGTTGCCCATGAACGATATTGCCACCTGACAGCGTGATGAAATATGCTGTTTTGACCATTTCCGCGTGACTATCACGCAATACTTGGCCAAAAAGTGTGAGTACTGAAATGGACGATCTCGACCGTATCGACCGCTCGTTGCTGCGTTTGTTGCAGGAGGATGGCCGCCGCACCACGCTCGACCTCGCCCGCCGGGTCGGGCTGTCGCCGACGGGCGCCTCGCAGCGCATCAGGCGGCTGTTCAGCGAAGGCTTCATCCGGGCGGTGCGGGCCGTCCTCGACCCGGCCAAGATCGGCAAGGCGCAACTTGTCTTCATCGAGGTTCGGCTCGACCATACAGCGCCGCATGTCTTCGACCGCTTCGCCGAGGCTGTGTTGCGGGCGCCCGAGATCATCGAATGCCACATGGTGGTTGGCGGCTTCGACTACCTGGTCAAGGCGCGCATCGCCGACATGGCAATGTTCCAGGATTTCCTGCAGCGGGTCATCCTGCCGCTGCCGGGGGTCCGGGAAACGCACACCTACGCTTCGATCGCCAATGTGAAACCCGACGCCTTGTTGCCGATCTGAATTGGCGCAGAGGCACGCGTTCCAAGACGCTTGTCATTCCGTGACCGCAATCGACGCCTCTCCGCGCTGAAACTCCAGCGAGAGCGCCGCGGGTCGCCACTGGCCCGCTGCTCTCCCGGAATTGCCGCTGGCATTGGCGGTGGCGATGGTCCAAGAAGGATCCCCAACATGTGATTGCCTTCCCCTCATGTCCTCGATCCGCCCGCTTATCCCGCTCCTCATTGCCGCCGGTATCCTGCTCGGCGGCAATGGACTGCAGGGCACGCTGATCGCGCTGCGCGGCGCGCAGGAGGGCTTTTCCGCCCCCGTCATCGGCCTTATGGGCACTTTCTATTTCGCCGGCTTCCTGCTCGGCTGCCTGGCCGTTACCCGCATCCTGAAGGCAGTCGGCCATGTCAGGACCTTCTCGGCGCTCGCCGCCACCGCCTCGGCCGGCACGCTGCTGCTTGTGCTGGTCATCGATCCTATCATGTGGTGCGCGGTGCGCTTTGCCGGCGGGTTCTGCTTCGCCGGCCTGTTCACCGTGATGGAAGCCTGGCTCAACTCCGGCGTCACCAACAAGGACCGCGCGCGCGTGCTTGCCATCTACCGCATGGTCGACATCGGCTCGGTCACCAGCGCGCAGTTCCTGATCCCGATCTTCGGCGCCGGCGGCTTTGCCATCTTCGCCATCATGTCGATGATGATCACGCTGTCGCTGGTGCCGGTCTCGCTCGGCGACCGCTCCAACCCGACGCCGCCGGAAGACGTCAAGCTCGACCTGCCGCGCGTCTGGCGCATCTCGCCGCTCGGCTCGATCGGCTGCATCGCGGTCGGCGTCACCAATAGCGCCTTCCGCACGCTCTCGCCCGTCTATGCCGAGCAGATCGGCATGTCGGTCGCCGATGTCGTGACCTTCGTCAGCGTCGGCATCTTCGGCGGCGCTCTCATCCAGTATCCGCTCGGCTATCTCTCCGACCGCCGGGACCGGCGCTCGGTGCTGCTGGCGACAACCTGCTGCGCCATGGTGGCGGCATTGGCACTGGTGTTCGTGGCCGGCGCCGACCCATTCCTCAACTTCGTCATCGTCTTCATCTTCGGCAGTTTCGCCATGCCGCTCTTTTCGCTGTCCGCGGCGCATGCCAACGACCGCGCCGACAAGGGCGAGTTCGTGCTGATCAACGCGGCGCTGATGCTGTTCTACTCCTTCGGCGCCATCGGCGGCCCGTTCGCGGCCTCGGCGGCGATGCAATATTTCGGACCGGGCGCCCTGTTTGTGTTCAGCGCCGTCGTCTATGCGGTGCTGATCCTCGTCATCCTCTACCGCATGCAGGTGCGCTCCGGCGTGCCGGCCGACAGACGCAGCCCTTTCACCGCGCTCTTGCGCACATCGACGGTGTTCGCGCG
Coding sequences:
- a CDS encoding ornithine cyclodeaminase family protein, with the translated sequence MTSAISNYRNAHAKGDTPVRILSEAEVKACIDLRRLLDVLADGFQALSGGKVVNPARPQLDIPQAGYSPAMPAWMAGMHLTVKIVNVFEGNIARGIPSHLATIHLFDPQTGLPVCVMDGTYITAVRTSGSAVLSVRELARRDVKVATVVGAGVQAGQHLRLLPLVRDFAEIRIVSKEFADAQALAALHPGIVAVSDIEAAVRSSDVVCLATHSFEPVISAQWVRPGTHVSSVGVAPPGGELPVELVGKASLFVETSDAFAPTPVGSCELAGIDPETGAELGDILLGARPGRVSADQITVYKAMGVAMEDMVAADLAYREAVRRGIGAVASL
- a CDS encoding Lrp/AsnC ligand binding domain-containing protein produces the protein MDDLDRIDRSLLRLLQEDGRRTTLDLARRVGLSPTGASQRIRRLFSEGFIRAVRAVLDPAKIGKAQLVFIEVRLDHTAPHVFDRFAEAVLRAPEIIECHMVVGGFDYLVKARIADMAMFQDFLQRVILPLPGVRETHTYASIANVKPDALLPI
- a CDS encoding MFS transporter, which produces MSSIRPLIPLLIAAGILLGGNGLQGTLIALRGAQEGFSAPVIGLMGTFYFAGFLLGCLAVTRILKAVGHVRTFSALAATASAGTLLLVLVIDPIMWCAVRFAGGFCFAGLFTVMEAWLNSGVTNKDRARVLAIYRMVDIGSVTSAQFLIPIFGAGGFAIFAIMSMMITLSLVPVSLGDRSNPTPPEDVKLDLPRVWRISPLGSIGCIAVGVTNSAFRTLSPVYAEQIGMSVADVVTFVSVGIFGGALIQYPLGYLSDRRDRRSVLLATTCCAMVAALALVFVAGADPFLNFVIVFIFGSFAMPLFSLSAAHANDRADKGEFVLINAALMLFYSFGAIGGPFAASAAMQYFGPGALFVFSAVVYAVLILVILYRMQVRSGVPADRRSPFTALLRTSTVFARLARRSGDSDGSSEP